Proteins encoded within one genomic window of Methanobacterium sp.:
- a CDS encoding 1-(5-phosphoribosyl)-5-[(5-phosphoribosylamino)methylideneamino]imidazole-4-carboxamide isomerase has protein sequence MFIIPAVDIKNGKCVQLVQGKPGTEQIILDNPVEVALEWENRGAKILHVIDLGGALEEGGNLSVVEEIVRKVSTPIQMGGGIRTIDDANYLLNMGVDKIILGTLAIENPSTVKELASEFGSERIIVALDSKDSQVVVRGWTEKTAQKAPVLGKIMAEHGAGSILFTNVDHEGLLGGFKVNPLLELLNAVDIPVIYSGGVSTLEDISVLSKTDAYGVVIGSAFYKGTITFEDALIYEKNRN, from the coding sequence ATGTTTATAATTCCTGCAGTTGACATAAAAAATGGTAAATGCGTGCAGTTAGTGCAAGGAAAACCTGGTACCGAGCAAATTATTCTTGATAATCCTGTTGAAGTTGCTCTTGAATGGGAAAATAGAGGAGCCAAAATTTTACACGTGATTGATCTTGGTGGGGCCCTGGAAGAAGGTGGTAATCTTTCTGTAGTGGAAGAAATTGTCAGAAAAGTTTCAACACCCATCCAAATGGGTGGGGGTATCCGTACCATCGATGATGCCAACTATTTACTGAATATGGGTGTTGATAAAATCATTTTAGGAACTTTGGCTATTGAAAATCCATCTACTGTTAAGGAATTGGCCAGTGAATTTGGAAGTGAACGGATCATTGTGGCCCTGGACAGTAAAGACTCCCAAGTAGTGGTACGGGGATGGACTGAAAAAACAGCTCAGAAAGCTCCTGTACTAGGAAAAATCATGGCAGAACATGGAGCTGGAAGCATATTATTTACCAATGTTGATCATGAAGGCCTGTTGGGCGGATTTAAAGTTAATCCCCTTTTAGAATTATTAAATGCAGTGGATATACCAGTTATTTATTCCGGTGGTGTGAGTACCTTGGAAGATATCTCAGTTCTCAGTAAAACGGATGCATATGGAGTGGTTATTGGATCTGCATTTTATAAAGGTACCATAACCTTTGAAGATGCCCTGATTTATGAAAAAAATAGGAATTAA